The Benincasa hispida cultivar B227 chromosome 9, ASM972705v1, whole genome shotgun sequence genome has a segment encoding these proteins:
- the LOC120085763 gene encoding uncharacterized protein LOC120085763: MLSAKSESDITSLAPSSPSRSPKRPTYYVQSPSRCSNDGDKSSSMHTTPIYNNSPIESPSHPSFGRHSRNSSASRFSGIFRSSSGRKGSSKKQISNEKGWPECNVIMEEGPYDDLEDKALSRRFQAIIAFLSFIALFTFFCLIIWGASRPFKAQISVKSLAVHNFYVGEGSDSTGVPTKLLTLNSTLRLSVYNPATVFGIHVTSTPIDLIYSEIVVASGQLKNYYQPRNSHRTVSVNLEGIKVPMYGAASTLTVPPTSSPVPMILAFKIRSRGYVVGQLVRTTHIKQISCPVGIDSTSNKAIVFKKNSCTYE; encoded by the exons atgctttcgGCAAAATCTGAGTCTGATATTACCAGTTTGGCGCCATCATCGCCTTCAAGGTCACCAAAGCGGCCAACATACTATGTTCAGAGCCCTTCAAGGTGTTCTAATGATGGGGACAAATCTTCCTCAATGCACACCACTCCAATCTATAACAATAGCCCAATTGAGTCACCTTCACACCCGTCGTTTGGCCGCCATTCAAGAAACTCATCGGCGAGCCGATTTTCGGGTATTTTCCGGTCATCTTCAGGCAGAAAGGGGAGCAGCAAGAAGCAGATTAGCAATGAAAAAGGGTGGCCTGAGTGTAATGTGATCATGGAAGAAGGACCTTATGATGACCTTGAGGATAAGGCTCTCTCAAGACGCTTTCAGGCTATAATTGCTTTCTTGAGTTTCATTGCTTTGTTCACATTTTTCTGCCTCATCATTTGGGGCGCCAGCAGGCCTTTCAAGGCTCAGATTTCTGTCAAG AGCTTGGCTGTGCATAATTTTTATGTTGGGGAAGGTTCAGATTCCACTGGGGTTCCTACCAAGTTGCTGACATTGAATAGCACATTGAGGTTAAGTGTATACAACCCTGCTACAGTATTTGGCATTCATGTTACCTCCACACCAATTGATCTCATTTATTCAGAGATTGTTGTGGCCTCTGGTCAG TTGAAGAACTATTACCAGCCAAGAAACAGTCACCGGACAGTCTCTGTCAACTTGGAAGGAATAAAAGTTCCTATGTATGGAGCTGCATCAACTTTGACTGTTCCCCCAACAAGTAGTCCGGTTCCAATGATATTGGCGTTCAAAATTCGATCACGAGGATATGTCGTAGGGCAGCTAGTAAGAACAACACATATAAAGCAAATCTCTTGCCCTGTGGGTATTGATTCTACCAGCAACAAAGCCATCGTGTTCAAGAAGAATTCGTGCACATATGAGTGA
- the LOC120085764 gene encoding dynein light chain LC6, flagellar outer arm-like, protein MLEGKALIQDTDMPGKMQIQAMDAASKALDLYDVFDCKSIAAHIKKDFDNRYGSGWQCVVGSNFGCFFTHSKGSFIYFKLETLNFLIFKGVTSSAP, encoded by the exons ATGTTGGAAGGCAAAGCTTTGATACAGGACACAGATATGCCTGGCAAGATGCAGATCCAAGCCATGGACGCTGCTTCTAAAGCTCTGGATCTCTATGATGTTTTCGACTGCAAATCCATTGCTGCCCACATAAAAAAg GATTTTGACAACAGATATGGAAGCGGATGGCAATGTGTGGTTGGTTcaaattttggttgtttcttcaCCCACTCCAAGGGGTCTTTCATCTACTTCAAACTGGAGACCCTTAACTTTCTCATCTTCAAAGGGGTGACTTCTTCGGCTCCATGA